A DNA window from Macadamia integrifolia cultivar HAES 741 chromosome 4, SCU_Mint_v3, whole genome shotgun sequence contains the following coding sequences:
- the LOC122076379 gene encoding uncharacterized protein LOC122076379, with protein sequence MDPIKYLFEKPTLTGRTARWLLLLSKFDITYITQKSIKGQAVVDHLVFHPTKGERILDDAFSDEEIASAEEETINKWKLYFNGASDKKGCGARVLLVTPDGLYLPSSFHIDFPCTNEYVACALGLKIALTIGVKKIKVYGISAIFICQTQGKWKIRDEKLKPYQEHLEEVVKQFEDISFKKFQRDNNQFANALATLASMVEYNPMAQVLPFMVEEKEKPTYQDIVNALTMDGRLWFAHVIDYIMERRYLAKATEGEKKFLRKYASQFILQGDLLYKRLYDGIQLLCIDEE encoded by the coding sequence atggatccaatcaaatatctctttgagaagcCAACTTTGACAGGAAGGACGGCTCGATGGCTATTGTTGTTGTCCAAATTTGACATCACTTACATCACTCAAAAGTCCATCAAGGGACAGGCAGTGGTAGATCATCTAGTGTTTCACCCTACAAAAGGTGAAAGAATATTGGACGATGCTTTCTCGGATGAGGAAATAGCCTCGGCTGAAGAAGAAACCATCAACAAATGGAAGTTGTACTTTAATGGGGCATCCGATAAAAAAGGATGTGGTGCAAGAGTACTTCTAGTCACCCCTGACGGATTATATTTGCCCTCATCTTTCCATATTGACTTCCCCTGCACCAATGAGTATGTAGCATGTGCATTGGGACTGAAAATAGCactgaccattggggtaaagAAGATTAAGGTATATGGTATCTCAGCCATTTTTATTTGCCAAACTCAAGGGAAGTGGAAGATCAGGgatgaaaagctaaagccatatcagGAGCACTTAGAAGAAGTAGTCAAACAATTTGAGGATATctctttcaaaaaatttcaaagagaTAATAACCAGTTTGCAAACGCCCTCGCCACATTGGCATCTATGGTGGAGTACAATCCCATGGCACAGGTCCTACCATTTAtggtagaagaaaaagagaagccTACATACCAAGATATTGTGAATGCCCTTACAATGGATGGAAGATTGTGGTTTGCCCATGTAATTGATTATATCATGGAAAGAAGGTACCTAGCCAAAGCCacagaaggagaaaagaagttcTTGAGAAAATATGCCAGCCAGTTTATTTTACAAGGAGATTTGCTATACAAGAGGTTGTATGATGGGATACAGCTGCTATGTATAGATGAAGAATAG